A single genomic interval of Helianthus annuus cultivar XRQ/B chromosome 6, HanXRQr2.0-SUNRISE, whole genome shotgun sequence harbors:
- the LOC110865717 gene encoding F-box protein PP2-A15 — protein sequence MGASLSTLTERTPNGPGLGDIPGSCVANVFLHLTPPEICNLARLNRAFREAASSDAVWESKLPRNYQDLLELLPPERYRNLCKKDVFALLSTPLPFDDGNKEVWLDKVTGRVCLSISTKAMSITGIEDRRYWNWVHTEESRFNVVAYLQQIWWFEVDGSVRFNLPADIYTLSFRIHLGRFSKRLGRRVCYYDHTHGWEIKPVRFEMSTSDGQESSTEYFLDDCAEDEANGCHKRGSWIEYKVGEFIVNASDPPTEVRFSMKQIDCTHSKGGICVDAVSIIPSALKGGTRRRLLN from the exons ATGGGAGCCTCCTTGTCCACTCTCACCGAGCGGACCCCAAACGGTCCAGGACTCGGTGACATACCAGGGAGTTGTGTGGCAAACGTATTTTTGCACCTTACACCACCCGAGATATGTAATTTAGCTCGCCTCAATCGCGCCTTTCGCGAAGCGGCCTCTTCGGACGCCGTCTGGGAGTCCAAGCTCCCGCGGAACTACCAGGATCTGCTGGAGTTGTTGCCGCCCGAGAGGTACCGGAATCTTTGTAAGAAAGATGTCTTTGCTCTGCTTTCCACCCCGCTCCCCTTTGATGATGGCAATAAG GAAGTATGGTTGGATAAGGTTACCGGAAGAGTTTGCTTGTCGATCTCCACTAAGGCAATGTCGATAACTGGAATAGAAGATCGCAGATACTGGAATTGGGTTCATACTGAAGAATCTAG GTTCAACGTTGTGGCTTATTTGCAGCAAATATGGTGGTTTGAGGTGGACGGTAGTGTAAGGTTCAATCTTCCAGCCGATATATACACATTATCATTTAGAATACACTTGGGAAGATTCTCCAAAAGGTTGGGACGCCGCGTTTGCTATTACGACCACACTCATGGCTGGGAAATAAAACCCGTAAGGTTTGAAATGTCAACATCAGATGGTCAAGAGTCATCTACAGAATATTTTTTAGACGATTGTGCTGAAGACGAAGCGAATGGATGCCATAAACGGGGTTCCTGGATAGAATACAAAGTCGGGGAGTTTATTGTAAACGCGTCCGATCCCCCCACCGAAGTCAGATTCTCAATGAAGCAAATAGACTGCACGCACTCGAAAGGTGGAATATGCGTAGATGCTGTATCAATAATCCCGAGCGCGCTTAAAGGGGGTACAAGGAGAAGGTTGTTGAACTAG
- the LOC110865716 gene encoding enolase 1 codes for MATIKAVKARQIFDSRGNPTVEVDITLSDGTLARAAVPSGASTGIYEALELRDGGSDYLGKGVSKAVANVNTIIGPALVGKDPTDQTGIDNFMVQQLDGTQNEWGWCKQKLGANAILAVSLAVCKAGASVLKTPLYKHIANLAGNKNLVLPVPAFNVINGGSHAGNKLAMQEFMILPIGASSFKEAMKMGVEVYHNLKSVIKKKYGQDATNVGDEGGFAPNIQENKEGLELLKTAIAKAGYTDKVVIGMDVAASEFYAEKDKTYDLNFKEENNDGKQKISGEQLKDLYKSFVSEYPIVSIEDPFDQDDWEHYGKMTAECGEQVQIVGDDLLVTNPTRVKKAIDEKTCNALLLKVNQIGSVTESIEAVRMSKRAGWGVMASHRSGETEDTFIADLSVGLATGQIKTGAPCRSERLAKYNQLLRIEEELGSEAVYAGANFRKPVEPY; via the exons ATGGCGACCATCAAGGCAGTCAAAGCACGACAAATCTTCGATAGCAGAGGCAATCCTACCGTTGAG GTTGATATTACTCTTTCTGATGGTACATTGGCCCGAGCTGCCGTCCCTAGTGGTGCATCCACCG GTATTTACGAGGCTCTTGAATTGAGAGATGGAGGGTCAGACTACCTTGGAAAAGGTGTCTCCAAG gcTGTTGCAAATGTCAACACAATTATTGGTCCCGCTCTTGTTGGCAAG GACCCAACCGATCAGACTGGTATCGATAATTTCATGGTTCAACAACTTGACGGAACTCAAAATGAATGGGGTTGGTGCAAGCAAAAG CTTGGTGCAAACGCCATCTTGGCAGTTTCTCTTGCCGTTTGCAAGGCTGGTGCCAGTGTCCTCAAAACCCCCCTCTACAAG CACATTGCCAACTTGGCTGGTAACAAGAACTTGGTTTTGCCAGTACCTGCTTTCAACGTCATCAATGGTGGATCACATGCAGGAAACAAGCTTGCCATGCAG GAATTTATGATTCTCCCCATTGGTGCCTCCAGCTTCAAGGAAGCCATGAAGATGGGTGTTGAAGTATATCACAACTTGAAG TCTGTGATTAAGAAGAAATACGGTCAGGATGCAACAAATGTTGGTGATGAAGGTGGCTTTGCTCCCAATATCCAG GAAAACAAGGAGGGTCTTGAGTTACTTAAGACAGCTATTGCTAAAGCTGGATACACAGACAAG GTTGTCATTGGAATGGATGTTGCTGCATCTGAATTTTATGCGGAGAAAGACAAGACCTATGATCTGAACTTCAAGGAAGAG AACAACGATGGCAAACAAAAGATTTCAGGAGAACAACTTAAAGATCTTTACAAGTCGTTTGTGAGTGAGTACCCTATTGTGTCGATTGAGGACCCATTTGACCAAGATGACTGGGAGCACTACGGCAAGATGACCGCTGAATGTGGCGAACAAGTACAAATTGTGGGAGATGATCTTTTGGTCACCAACCCCACG AGAGTCAAGAAGGCAATTGATGAGAAGACTTGCAATGCTCTTCTTCTAAAG GTCAACCAAATTGGGTCTGTGACCGAGAGTATCGAAGCTGTGAGGATGTCCAAACGTGCTGGTTGGGGTGTGATGGCCAGTCACCGCAG TGGAGAAACAGAGGACACCTTCATTGCTGATCTTTCCGTGGGTTTGGCAACG GGTCAAATCAAAACTGGAGCTCCATGCAGGTCTGAGCGTCTTGCAAAGTACAACCAG CTCTTGAGAATTGAAGAGGAGCTTGGATCAGAAGCGGTTTACGCTGGAGCAAACTTCCGCAAGCCTGTGGAACCCTACTAG